The proteins below are encoded in one region of Prevotella melaninogenica ATCC 25845:
- a CDS encoding ExbD/TolR family protein has product MEMMDTGKEGGKQKKMTVRVDFTPMVDMLMLLITFFMLCTSLSKPSTMELTMPSNDKTQKDTQKNEAKESHSITIYIADGDKIFYGNGKPEYDNANWLKPADWSNTPSGIRYVLQHKQVGDPSTGDPVSIPYQDMDIAVKELNRKKQENPKAYPDSIYQADLSAIKTGMINGKKVSTMTVIIKPTDQASYRHLVDILDEMQISYIGTYVIDKLTDQDKALLAKKGIKA; this is encoded by the coding sequence ATGGAAATGATGGATACAGGAAAAGAAGGCGGCAAGCAGAAGAAGATGACCGTCCGCGTAGACTTTACGCCGATGGTGGATATGCTTATGTTGCTGATTACCTTCTTCATGCTTTGTACTTCACTTAGCAAGCCTTCAACTATGGAGTTGACGATGCCAAGTAATGATAAAACTCAGAAGGACACTCAGAAGAATGAGGCCAAGGAGTCACACTCTATTACGATTTACATTGCTGACGGAGATAAAATCTTCTACGGTAATGGTAAACCAGAGTATGATAACGCTAATTGGTTGAAGCCAGCTGATTGGAGTAACACTCCAAGTGGTATTCGCTACGTTCTTCAGCATAAGCAGGTGGGTGACCCTTCAACAGGCGATCCAGTTTCTATCCCATATCAGGATATGGACATCGCTGTGAAGGAACTGAATCGTAAGAAACAGGAAAATCCAAAGGCTTATCCAGATAGTATTTATCAGGCTGATTTGTCCGCGATCAAAACTGGTATGATTAATGGCAAGAAGGTTTCTACTATGACTGTCATTATCAAGCCAACTGATCAAGCTTCTTATCGTCATTTGGTAGACATCCTCGATGAAATGCAGATTTCATATATTGGAACTTACGTCATTGACAAGCTGACAGACCAAGACAAGGCTCTCTTAGCCAAGAAAGGTATAAAGGCTTAA
- a CDS encoding ExbD/TolR family protein has translation MGKVKVKKNDTFIDMTPMSDVMTLLLTFFMLTSTFVKNEPVKVNTPGSVSETKVPENGVLTILVSPEKGPTGKPTGEGQVFLSYDNTNELGQIVDNMGITLTPAQKKTFVAESTFGTPLDKLAAYLSKPAAERGKELPKMGIPLDSIQGQEMTEFQQWVNAARQVNPKVRLAIKSDSDSPYGTVKKVMSELQDMDESHYYMITQLDAKKAAQAANK, from the coding sequence ATGGGTAAAGTAAAAGTTAAGAAGAATGACACTTTTATCGACATGACGCCTATGTCAGACGTTATGACCCTGTTGCTTACCTTCTTCATGCTGACATCAACGTTCGTTAAGAACGAGCCAGTGAAGGTAAATACTCCAGGTTCTGTGTCTGAAACTAAGGTGCCTGAGAATGGTGTCTTGACAATTCTTGTGAGTCCAGAAAAGGGACCTACAGGAAAGCCTACTGGCGAAGGCCAGGTATTTTTGAGCTACGATAACACCAATGAGTTGGGACAAATCGTAGATAATATGGGCATTACATTGACTCCTGCACAGAAGAAAACTTTTGTTGCTGAGTCTACATTTGGTACTCCGCTCGATAAGTTAGCTGCTTATTTATCAAAGCCAGCTGCTGAGCGTGGTAAAGAACTCCCTAAGATGGGTATTCCTCTCGATAGTATCCAAGGACAGGAGATGACTGAGTTCCAACAGTGGGTTAACGCAGCCCGCCAGGTGAACCCTAAGGTTAGACTTGCTATCAAGTCTGATTCCGATTCTCCTTATGGTACCGTTAAGAAGGTAATGAGTGAACTCCAGGACATGGATGAGAGCCATTACTATATGATCACACAGTTGGACGCTAAAAAGGCTGCGCAGGCAGCTAATAAGTAA
- a CDS encoding PstS family phosphate ABC transporter substrate-binding protein: MKRTRFYITVGLMLSLGFLLSACGQKKAKDGRTDTPTSGTIKFASDESFSPIIEELLQNYQFRYPETHLLPIYTDDNKGMQLLLDQKVNLFFTSHALTKGEDAMLREKGPIPAVFPIGYDGIAFIVNNTNADSCITVTDVKKILSGQIAKWNQLNPKNDKGNIEVVFDNKASATLHYVVDSILGGKNIKSANIVAANNSKSVIDYVHKTPNAIGVIGSNWLNDHRDSTNTTFKKDIRVVGLSKTTVAQPENSWQPYQAYLLDGRYPFVRTIYAVVADPHKALPWAFANFVTNPIGQKIIFKAGLLPYRGEINIREVEVKTQ, encoded by the coding sequence ATGAAAAGAACCAGATTCTACATAACAGTAGGATTGATGCTATCCCTCGGCTTCCTTCTGTCTGCTTGCGGACAGAAGAAAGCTAAGGACGGCAGAACAGATACACCGACGTCAGGGACGATTAAGTTCGCCTCTGACGAAAGTTTTAGTCCTATTATAGAGGAACTGTTACAGAATTATCAGTTCCGCTATCCAGAAACTCACTTGTTGCCAATCTATACAGATGACAACAAAGGTATGCAACTGCTCCTCGACCAGAAAGTTAATCTTTTCTTTACTTCTCATGCATTGACGAAGGGAGAAGATGCTATGTTACGAGAGAAAGGTCCTATCCCAGCGGTATTCCCGATAGGATATGATGGAATTGCTTTCATCGTGAACAATACGAATGCAGATTCATGTATTACGGTTACCGATGTTAAGAAGATTCTCAGTGGTCAGATTGCAAAATGGAATCAGCTGAACCCTAAGAATGATAAGGGTAATATTGAAGTTGTCTTTGACAACAAAGCATCAGCTACGTTACATTATGTAGTCGACTCCATTTTAGGTGGAAAGAACATTAAGAGTGCGAACATTGTTGCTGCAAATAACAGTAAGTCAGTTATTGACTATGTTCACAAAACTCCGAATGCTATAGGTGTTATTGGGTCAAATTGGTTGAATGATCATCGTGACTCTACAAACACTACATTTAAGAAAGATATTAGAGTGGTTGGTCTTTCAAAGACTACCGTTGCACAGCCAGAGAATAGTTGGCAACCTTACCAAGCTTATCTGTTGGATGGCAGATATCCTTTCGTAAGAACTATCTATGCTGTCGTGGCTGACCCTCACAAAGCATTGCCTTGGGCATTTGCAAACTTCGTAACCAATCCAATTGGTCAGAAGATTATTTTTAAGGCTGGTCTCTTGCCTTATCGTGGTGAAATCAACATTCGTGAAGTTGAAGTTAAGACCCAGTAG
- a CDS encoding tetratricopeptide repeat protein yields MKTKKYLIAGALMLAMSTPAMAQDVDYAVALKPIVAAIEAAPNDPKAAKDLIKEYQKNFKKSEEAIVALGNVYLLQHNYDAATEIANNVINNKKYKGSLAYVLLGDIAALKDSIGNAGAAATQYQNAITVDPQNVTAYERYAKVFRHVNSKVAVQKLEELRKVKPDYPVEATAAEIMLGDGKYKEALEWYAKANPANMSEDNFYNYGFAAYITKDYQRALDVVKQGLQKFPNSEYLSRIAMMASVELKDYASAINYGKVVFAGSGKKVANDYDVYAKALCGAQQYDEAINTVNKALEVDKNNIEPLKTLAAIYAAQGNDDKALEVQQEYLSKSKKATNNDWATLANTYVTKAEGLTDRAAKNAVLAKAFDVYEQMVSKFPTISDWVWLNQANIAQLMNDPDKVAEIYQKVAAYEEAKPTLDEDSKSYLENVYYGLGYYYSKKGNKPLADEYFNKVLKINPNNDGAKKALGM; encoded by the coding sequence ATGAAAACAAAGAAATATTTAATAGCTGGAGCCTTGATGTTGGCAATGTCAACTCCAGCAATGGCACAGGATGTTGATTATGCAGTAGCTCTTAAGCCTATTGTAGCTGCTATCGAAGCTGCACCAAATGATCCAAAGGCAGCAAAGGATCTTATTAAGGAGTATCAGAAGAACTTTAAGAAGAGTGAAGAGGCTATTGTTGCTTTGGGTAATGTTTACCTTTTGCAGCATAATTATGATGCAGCAACAGAGATTGCAAACAATGTTATCAATAACAAGAAATACAAGGGAAGTTTAGCTTATGTTCTTTTGGGTGATATTGCGGCTCTTAAGGATTCTATCGGTAATGCTGGTGCAGCTGCAACACAGTATCAGAATGCGATTACTGTTGATCCACAGAACGTAACAGCTTACGAGCGTTATGCTAAGGTTTTCCGTCATGTAAACTCAAAGGTTGCTGTTCAGAAGCTTGAAGAACTTCGTAAGGTTAAGCCAGACTATCCAGTAGAGGCAACTGCAGCTGAAATCATGCTTGGCGATGGTAAGTACAAGGAGGCATTAGAGTGGTATGCTAAGGCTAATCCAGCTAATATGTCAGAGGACAACTTCTATAACTACGGTTTTGCTGCTTACATCACAAAAGACTATCAGAGAGCTTTGGATGTTGTAAAGCAGGGCTTGCAGAAGTTCCCTAACAGTGAGTACTTGAGCCGTATTGCTATGATGGCATCAGTTGAGTTGAAGGATTATGCTTCTGCTATCAACTATGGTAAGGTAGTGTTTGCTGGTTCTGGTAAGAAGGTTGCTAACGACTACGATGTATATGCAAAGGCACTTTGCGGTGCTCAGCAGTATGACGAAGCTATCAACACTGTTAACAAGGCACTCGAGGTTGATAAGAACAATATTGAGCCTTTGAAGACTTTGGCTGCTATCTATGCTGCACAGGGTAATGATGACAAGGCACTTGAGGTTCAGCAGGAGTACCTTTCTAAGAGTAAGAAGGCTACTAACAATGATTGGGCAACACTTGCTAACACATATGTTACAAAGGCAGAGGGCTTGACAGACCGTGCTGCTAAGAACGCTGTTCTTGCAAAGGCATTTGATGTTTACGAGCAGATGGTTTCTAAGTTCCCAACAATCTCTGACTGGGTATGGTTGAACCAAGCTAACATAGCTCAGTTGATGAACGATCCTGATAAGGTAGCTGAAATCTATCAGAAGGTGGCTGCTTACGAAGAGGCTAAGCCAACGCTCGATGAGGATAGCAAGAGCTACTTGGAGAACGTTTACTATGGTCTCGGTTACTATTACTCAAAGAAGGGTAACAAGCCACTTGCAGACGAGTACTTCAATAAGGTGCTGAAGATTAATCCTAACAATGACGGCGCTAAGAAGGCTTTAGGTATGTAA
- a CDS encoding energy transducer TonB, with protein MAKIDLCDPKWVDMVFADKNKEYGAYKLRKTVSQRNIKALAILLCAAFLGGGYLAYQIKKHNDELAAQAEYAAKMELAALEQAKKEQAERKKQQKKEEPKKIEPEKVVPETRATVKFTAPVIKDDKDVKEEMPPMVKMNKETKAVGVENKEGTEDRTEVAARSTVATPEQIVPKIEKPVVEAPKPEPKQEVENKVFTVAEVMPSFPNVNAWLASHIQYPAVAAENGVQGRVIVKFVVGRDGSVSQAQIVRGVDQALDREALRVVNSMPKWSPGMNNGQPANVWFTLPITFKLQ; from the coding sequence ATGGCAAAAATAGATTTATGCGATCCTAAATGGGTCGACATGGTGTTCGCCGACAAGAACAAGGAGTACGGTGCATACAAGCTTCGTAAAACTGTTTCTCAGCGTAACATCAAGGCTTTAGCTATTCTGCTTTGTGCTGCATTCCTCGGTGGTGGTTACTTAGCTTATCAGATTAAGAAGCACAACGATGAATTAGCTGCTCAAGCTGAATATGCAGCTAAGATGGAATTGGCAGCTCTTGAACAGGCTAAGAAGGAACAGGCTGAGCGTAAGAAACAGCAGAAGAAGGAAGAACCTAAGAAGATTGAACCTGAAAAGGTTGTTCCTGAAACGCGTGCAACTGTTAAGTTTACAGCCCCTGTCATCAAGGATGATAAGGATGTTAAGGAAGAGATGCCTCCAATGGTCAAGATGAATAAGGAGACCAAGGCAGTCGGTGTTGAGAACAAGGAAGGTACGGAAGATCGTACTGAAGTTGCTGCTCGTAGCACTGTTGCTACTCCTGAACAGATTGTACCAAAGATCGAGAAACCTGTTGTTGAGGCTCCAAAACCAGAGCCAAAGCAGGAGGTTGAGAACAAGGTCTTCACAGTGGCAGAGGTTATGCCTTCATTCCCTAACGTAAATGCTTGGTTGGCTTCTCATATCCAATATCCAGCAGTTGCAGCAGAGAATGGTGTGCAGGGACGTGTTATTGTCAAGTTCGTTGTAGGACGTGATGGTAGCGTTAGTCAGGCACAAATCGTTCGTGGTGTTGATCAGGCACTCGACCGTGAGGCACTTCGCGTTGTTAATAGCATGCCGAAGTGGTCTCCAGGTATGAACAATGGTCAGCCAGCAAACGTTTGGTTTACTCTTCCTATTACCTTCAAACTGCAGTAA